A region from the Nitrospirota bacterium genome encodes:
- a CDS encoding NAD-dependent malic enzyme — MARVPSPSYSILIRVEIDNRVGMFSKIANAISMAGGDFGAIDIVRVEKGKIVRDITVNARDEGHEKRIVNSLKTVEGVKVLRVMDRTFYVHEGGKIEIHNKVSIRNSDDLSKVYTPGVARVCRDIYENKEHAYRYTIKGNSVAVVTDGTAILGLGDLGPEAAMPVMEGKAMIFKEFAGIDAFPIALRTKDTEEIINTVKNISPAFGGINLEDISAPRCFEIEPRLRKELDIPVIHDDQHGTAVVVLAALMNVARLLKRDIKKFRVVVSGAGAAGSGTARILLSFGIKDIIVCDRHGAIYPGRRQDMNPYKRTLAKTTNPRKIRGSMSDAMKGADVFIGLSAPNIITPDDINKMSKERVVFALANPDPEISPEEALPIVRVLATGRSDYPNQINNMLSFPGIFRGLLDARAKGVNEEVKFAAAAAIAHILKDDELHEDYIIPGGFDKKVVSAVAHAVAEAARKTGLAGK; from the coding sequence ATGGCGCGTGTTCCGAGTCCGAGCTACAGTATTTTGATCCGTGTTGAAATAGATAACCGTGTCGGCATGTTTTCAAAGATCGCAAACGCCATCAGCATGGCTGGAGGAGATTTCGGCGCGATAGACATTGTCCGGGTCGAGAAGGGGAAGATCGTCAGGGACATCACTGTCAACGCGCGCGATGAAGGGCACGAAAAAAGGATCGTAAACTCATTAAAGACTGTTGAGGGCGTTAAAGTCCTCAGGGTGATGGACAGGACCTTTTACGTCCATGAGGGCGGGAAGATAGAGATACACAATAAAGTTTCCATCAGAAACAGCGATGACCTCTCAAAAGTTTATACGCCGGGCGTGGCAAGGGTTTGCCGGGACATTTATGAAAACAAAGAACACGCTTACCGCTACACCATCAAGGGCAATTCCGTTGCGGTAGTGACTGACGGCACCGCGATACTCGGCCTCGGTGACCTCGGTCCTGAGGCTGCCATGCCCGTTATGGAAGGCAAGGCAATGATCTTCAAGGAGTTCGCTGGAATTGACGCCTTCCCGATCGCTCTCAGGACTAAAGATACTGAAGAGATAATTAATACCGTAAAAAATATTTCACCTGCCTTTGGCGGCATAAACCTTGAGGACATCTCCGCTCCGCGCTGTTTTGAAATAGAGCCGCGTCTTAGAAAAGAACTGGACATCCCTGTTATCCATGATGACCAGCACGGAACTGCCGTTGTGGTGTTAGCAGCGCTTATGAATGTTGCAAGGCTTCTGAAGAGGGACATCAAAAAGTTCAGGGTGGTTGTATCCGGCGCAGGCGCGGCAGGCTCAGGGACCGCCAGGATACTTTTGTCCTTTGGAATAAAAGACATAATAGTCTGCGACAGGCACGGCGCAATTTATCCTGGCAGAAGACAGGACATGAACCCGTACAAAAGGACGCTTGCGAAAACAACCAACCCTCGAAAGATCAGGGGCAGCATGTCTGACGCAATGAAGGGAGCGGATGTCTTCATCGGCCTTTCAGCGCCCAATATCATAACGCCGGATGACATAAATAAGATGTCAAAGGAGCGTGTGGTCTTCGCCCTTGCCAATCCCGACCCTGAGATATCTCCAGAGGAAGCACTCCCGATCGTGAGAGTGCTTGCAACGGGACGGTCTGATTATCCCAACCAGATAAACAACATGCTCAGCTTTCCCGGAATATTCCGCGGGCTTCTGGACGCCAGGGCAAAGGGAGTCAATGAAGAAGTGAAGTTCGCCGCCGCCGCTGCCATAGCCCATATACTGAAGGACGATGAACTGCATGAAGACTATATCATCCCCGGGGGTTTTGACAAGAAAGTTGTTTCCGCAGTCGCGCACGCCGTAGCTGAAGCAGCAAGAAAGACGGGACTTGCTGGAAAGTAA
- a CDS encoding CBS domain-containing protein, producing the protein MFVSDWMTEKVFTVGIDDSVTDALKLMREKSIKHLPVLKDDRLKGIISDRDIKEFSPSKATSLDVYELHYLLAKTKVREVMKGKTITTTPGTPVEEAAMIMFDHKIGCLPVLENGKLAGIISDKDMFRVLVDITGVRHGGNRIFLTIGDRPGSIKEVADIIRKHGFHLQSILTSYEGVKEGFRDVVIRTKGAGNFKNLKAELEGTFSNVKIKKS; encoded by the coding sequence ATGTTTGTATCTGACTGGATGACAGAAAAGGTTTTTACCGTTGGCATTGATGACAGTGTCACTGACGCATTGAAGCTGATGAGAGAGAAAAGTATCAAACATCTGCCGGTCCTGAAGGACGATAGATTAAAGGGAATAATTTCAGACAGGGACATAAAGGAATTCAGCCCCTCAAAAGCCACATCGCTTGATGTATATGAACTCCATTATCTACTGGCAAAGACAAAGGTCAGAGAGGTAATGAAAGGCAAGACCATTACCACCACGCCGGGGACACCGGTCGAAGAGGCCGCAATGATAATGTTCGATCACAAAATAGGCTGCCTGCCTGTGCTGGAAAATGGTAAACTTGCAGGAATTATTTCCGACAAAGACATGTTCCGCGTGCTTGTGGACATTACCGGGGTCAGGCACGGCGGGAACAGGATATTCCTGACGATCGGGGACAGGCCCGGCTCGATAAAAGAAGTGGCTGACATTATCAGGAAACATGGGTTCCATCTTCAGAGCATCCTGACGTCATATGAAGGAGTAAAGGAAGGATTCAGGGACGTTGTGATAAGGACAAAAGGCGCGGGAAATTTTAAAAACCTCAAGGCGGAGCTTGAAGGGACTTTTAGTAATGTTAAGATAAAAAAGAGTTGA